One window from the genome of Salisaeta longa DSM 21114 encodes:
- a CDS encoding GNAT family N-acetyltransferase, translating into MEIQVLPSVSQLLPIRGRRVHFEPLQRENIYTHFRWNNDPELNRLDSEIPYEEESFGAFKKRFEQMCDAPSPGHRDFEVHVGDKLVGVAYIGRINPHHAHALVGLTIGNRSYWGEGYGRESMGLLLDVCFDRLNLHRVRAETFEYNTAWRDLVEGMGFTKEGTARDYLYRDGAYWDKESYGLLAPEYNAAQA; encoded by the coding sequence ATGGAAATCCAAGTACTCCCCTCGGTGTCGCAACTGCTGCCCATTCGTGGCCGCCGCGTACACTTTGAGCCGCTGCAACGCGAAAACATCTACACCCACTTCCGCTGGAATAACGACCCGGAGCTCAACCGCCTGGACAGCGAGATTCCGTACGAGGAAGAGAGCTTTGGGGCGTTCAAAAAGCGCTTCGAACAGATGTGCGACGCCCCCTCGCCCGGCCACCGCGACTTTGAAGTCCACGTGGGCGATAAGCTGGTGGGCGTTGCATACATTGGGCGTATCAACCCGCACCACGCGCACGCCCTGGTGGGCCTTACCATTGGCAATCGCTCGTACTGGGGCGAAGGGTACGGACGCGAGTCGATGGGCTTGCTCTTGGATGTGTGCTTCGATCGCCTGAACCTGCACCGCGTGCGGGCGGAGACGTTTGAGTACAACACGGCCTGGCGCGACCTGGTGGAGGGCATGGGCTTCACAAAAGAAGGCACGGCCCGCGATTACCTCTACCGCGACGGTGCATACTGGGACAAGGAGAGCTATGGGCTGCTGGCGCCGGAGTACAACGCTGCCCAGGCGTAG
- a CDS encoding membrane protein has translation MAYLAAAIFCSIAIGVVFKHTGGRVDRVALVAINYGAAVGVALVLLSGGGASAGALTWSPALVAMSLATGALLIGGFFMLSWATDVAGLSLAVGVMRVSVVLPFVASWLVWHEPPSPAQLVGMVIASGAFFLLSHRPQDEGPDASAARVSLVLLFTFLLGGAVDISMKAFEEWFGAHNSRTLFLLLSFGVAFLVGLAIVAWRGWRHGRWPTRRALGWGVLLGIINYGSLEFLLAALNRLPGTLVFPVNNIAIVLGATLLGVWTWGERLTRFNRWGLAAAVGALALLGW, from the coding sequence ATGGCCTATCTTGCGGCTGCAATTTTCTGTAGCATTGCCATCGGTGTGGTGTTTAAGCACACCGGTGGCCGCGTCGATCGTGTGGCCCTGGTAGCCATCAACTACGGGGCGGCGGTGGGGGTAGCGCTCGTGCTGTTGAGCGGCGGCGGGGCGTCGGCCGGGGCGCTCACGTGGTCGCCGGCGCTGGTGGCCATGAGCCTGGCGACGGGCGCGCTCCTCATCGGCGGCTTCTTCATGCTCTCGTGGGCTACGGACGTCGCGGGGCTCTCGCTGGCGGTGGGCGTCATGCGCGTGTCGGTGGTGCTGCCGTTTGTGGCCTCGTGGCTCGTCTGGCACGAACCCCCGTCGCCCGCGCAACTCGTGGGGATGGTCATTGCAAGCGGCGCGTTCTTCTTGCTGTCGCACCGGCCCCAAGACGAAGGGCCCGACGCGTCGGCCGCGCGCGTCTCGCTCGTGCTGCTGTTCACCTTTCTGCTGGGCGGGGCGGTCGACATCTCCATGAAGGCGTTCGAGGAATGGTTCGGCGCGCACAACAGCCGCACCCTCTTTCTGCTGCTTTCCTTTGGCGTGGCCTTTCTGGTGGGACTCGCCATTGTGGCGTGGCGCGGCTGGCGGCACGGCCGCTGGCCCACGCGGCGCGCGCTGGGCTGGGGCGTGCTGCTCGGCATCATCAACTATGGATCGCTGGAGTTTCTGCTTGCCGCGCTAAACCGGCTGCCCGGCACGCTCGTCTTTCCGGTCAACAACATTGCCATTGTGCTGGGCGCCACCCTGCTGGGCGTGTGGACGTGGGGCGAGCGCCTAACGCGCTTCAACCGCTGGGGACTGGCGGCGGCGGTGGGGGCGCTGGCGCTGCTGGGCTGGTAG
- a CDS encoding DUF4230 domain-containing protein, translated as MSDSASPSTNDATGRSPWTARQKIAAWGGVVVGLLVAVAVAVWQVPPGAATVERTVITTLQEETPASFLVTGQLDITVEQTVQRTASVAPWFFNAVRAWAPSFDWDQGTTQATVRVPGTVSYGFNVQQLSADMIDVAPDGRIVVELPPLTVHAVEPHLGQMKMRTTATGWMQLASTAATDSVKARALRTLQPAFEKQARRHLQQATQPRINTAQAVQQMLTPALRAAGIDTPTFRFQIRNDLTLHAPETPSDSSLHPTP; from the coding sequence ATGAGTGATTCTGCGTCTCCTTCTACCAACGACGCTACCGGCCGCTCGCCGTGGACGGCCCGTCAGAAGATTGCGGCCTGGGGCGGTGTGGTGGTGGGGCTGCTTGTGGCCGTTGCCGTGGCGGTGTGGCAGGTGCCGCCCGGGGCCGCGACGGTGGAGCGCACTGTGATTACAACGCTTCAGGAGGAGACGCCCGCGTCGTTTTTGGTGACGGGGCAGCTCGACATTACGGTGGAGCAGACCGTGCAGCGCACCGCGAGCGTCGCGCCGTGGTTCTTCAACGCGGTGCGCGCCTGGGCCCCAAGCTTCGACTGGGATCAGGGCACCACGCAGGCGACGGTGCGCGTGCCGGGCACGGTGTCGTACGGCTTCAACGTGCAACAGCTCTCGGCCGACATGATCGATGTGGCACCCGACGGCCGCATCGTGGTGGAGCTGCCGCCGCTTACGGTGCATGCGGTTGAGCCGCACCTGGGGCAGATGAAGATGCGCACCACCGCCACGGGCTGGATGCAGCTCGCTTCGACCGCCGCAACCGACTCGGTGAAGGCACGCGCGCTGCGTACGCTGCAGCCGGCCTTCGAAAAGCAAGCCCGCCGGCACCTTCAGCAAGCCACGCAGCCGCGCATTAACACCGCACAGGCCGTGCAGCAGATGCTCACGCCAGCCCTGCGCGCAGCCGGTATCGACACGCCCACGTTCCGCTTTCAAATCCGCAACGACCTCACGCTGCACGCCCCCGAGACTCCGTCCGACAGCAGTCTACACCCGACGCCTTGA
- a CDS encoding glycoside hydrolase family 31 protein, with product MRYLGWIWIALAWALPVHAQTTPGAYVSHRATPHGATITAEHATARVTFYRPAVVRIDWLPRGATAPDSSFTVVATPEPVAVRSHATATALYLRSPRATVTVTKDPVRIHVARDGAPVLQAAPDSSVVFADTTVSVRFALDPTTHVYGSGERGHQFDLRGTAFRLYNTQQYGYQTAPKVMKVNVPFFPTSGGYAAFIDNTYPGYLDVGVADTTAWRYAAYEPEGTLTYYVIAARAIPEQLRHYTWLTGRQPMPPKWGLGYIQSRYGYQNAAHARGVVDTLRTKGFPVDGLVLDLYWFEHMGDLAWNRERFPQPFDMMRDLKARGVQTIAITEPFVVEQARLFDPLTDRGWAGAGPSGEPLIMEDWWSCATDVCRTALVDLTDPAAQQWWWSQYPEFMGDAMAGLWTDLGEPERHPRAMTHHLGSAEKVHNIYNFLWAQTLYENFRSWRPNQRMFNLTRSGFAGIQRYGTFLWSGDVGRSFSAFQPQTAFMLNMGLSGLSYYSSDLGGFTGGTTTPELYARWLQYGAFTPTMRAHGVEPQPTEPWGYGPQVEAIVRDYVRLRYRLMPYLYSTAWQNHTTGLPIVRPLFFLDPSDPHLQGYDEAFLFGDAFLVAPVQHEGQRAKTVYLPKGTWVHYWTEAVVAGGDSVTVDAPLARLPLFVRAGRIVPTRPVRLHTGAQPADSLGLQVYPHATSPAAFTLYEDDGRSQAYASGAYALTRIEQSMAGDALRLTVHPAQGTYDGLPAERTLTAAIHRMATAPTAVHVNGTAVPLRSSRAAMAQRGGAFYDADRRILHVRWTGRTDSAQRLVARGVSLISVTP from the coding sequence ATGAGATATCTGGGATGGATTTGGATCGCGCTTGCATGGGCCCTGCCGGTGCATGCACAAACAACGCCGGGGGCGTACGTGTCGCACCGGGCCACGCCGCACGGGGCAACGATCACGGCCGAACACGCGACGGCCCGCGTCACCTTCTACCGCCCCGCCGTGGTGCGCATCGACTGGCTGCCCCGTGGGGCCACCGCGCCGGATAGCTCGTTTACCGTGGTGGCTACGCCCGAACCGGTGGCCGTGCGCAGCCACGCCACCGCCACGGCCCTCTACCTGCGCAGCCCGCGCGCTACCGTCACCGTTACGAAAGACCCGGTGCGCATTCACGTGGCCCGCGACGGGGCGCCCGTCCTGCAGGCCGCCCCCGACAGCAGCGTCGTCTTTGCCGACACCACCGTGAGCGTTCGCTTTGCGCTCGATCCCACCACGCACGTGTACGGCTCCGGCGAGCGCGGCCATCAGTTCGACCTGCGCGGCACGGCCTTTCGGCTCTACAACACGCAGCAGTACGGCTACCAGACCGCCCCGAAGGTCATGAAGGTGAACGTGCCGTTCTTTCCCACCTCGGGTGGCTACGCGGCCTTCATCGACAACACCTATCCGGGGTACCTGGACGTCGGCGTGGCCGACACTACCGCCTGGCGCTACGCGGCCTACGAGCCGGAGGGCACCCTCACGTATTATGTCATCGCCGCCCGCGCCATCCCCGAGCAATTGCGCCACTATACGTGGCTCACCGGCCGCCAACCCATGCCGCCCAAATGGGGCCTGGGCTACATTCAGTCGCGCTACGGCTACCAAAACGCAGCCCACGCCCGCGGTGTCGTCGATACGCTGCGCACCAAAGGCTTTCCCGTCGACGGCCTCGTCCTCGACCTGTACTGGTTTGAGCACATGGGCGATTTGGCGTGGAACCGCGAGCGCTTCCCGCAGCCCTTCGACATGATGCGCGACCTGAAGGCACGCGGCGTGCAAACGATTGCCATCACGGAGCCCTTCGTGGTGGAGCAGGCCCGCCTGTTCGATCCGCTTACCGATCGGGGCTGGGCGGGCGCCGGGCCGTCGGGCGAGCCGCTCATCATGGAGGACTGGTGGTCGTGCGCCACCGATGTGTGCCGCACGGCGCTCGTCGACCTCACCGATCCGGCCGCCCAGCAGTGGTGGTGGTCGCAGTACCCGGAGTTTATGGGCGATGCCATGGCCGGCTTGTGGACGGACCTGGGCGAACCGGAGCGCCACCCGCGCGCCATGACACACCACCTGGGCTCGGCGGAAAAGGTGCACAACATCTACAACTTTTTGTGGGCGCAAACGCTCTACGAAAACTTCCGCTCCTGGCGGCCCAACCAGCGCATGTTCAACCTTACGCGCAGCGGATTCGCTGGCATTCAGCGCTACGGCACGTTTCTGTGGTCGGGGGATGTGGGGCGGAGCTTTTCGGCGTTTCAGCCGCAAACCGCCTTCATGCTCAACATGGGCCTTTCCGGCCTGAGCTACTACAGCTCCGACCTGGGCGGCTTTACCGGCGGCACCACCACCCCCGAGTTGTACGCACGGTGGCTGCAATACGGCGCGTTTACGCCCACCATGCGCGCCCACGGCGTTGAGCCGCAGCCCACCGAGCCGTGGGGCTACGGGCCACAGGTGGAGGCCATCGTGCGCGACTACGTGCGGCTGCGGTATCGCCTGATGCCGTACCTCTACTCCACTGCCTGGCAGAACCACACCACCGGCCTGCCCATCGTGCGGCCGCTCTTTTTCCTCGATCCCAGCGACCCGCACCTGCAGGGCTACGATGAGGCGTTTCTCTTCGGCGATGCCTTCCTCGTTGCGCCCGTGCAGCACGAGGGCCAGCGCGCCAAGACGGTGTACCTGCCGAAGGGAACGTGGGTGCACTACTGGACGGAAGCCGTGGTGGCCGGTGGCGACTCCGTGACGGTCGACGCGCCGCTTGCGCGCCTACCGCTCTTTGTACGCGCCGGCCGCATCGTCCCCACGCGCCCGGTGCGCCTGCATACCGGCGCGCAGCCCGCCGACAGCCTCGGCCTGCAGGTGTATCCGCACGCCACGTCGCCCGCGGCCTTTACGCTGTACGAGGACGACGGCCGCTCGCAAGCCTACGCCAGCGGGGCGTACGCCCTTACCCGCATCGAGCAGTCGATGGCCGGCGATGCGCTTCGCCTGACGGTGCACCCGGCGCAAGGAACCTACGACGGGCTGCCGGCCGAGCGCACGCTCACCGCTGCCATTCACCGGATGGCAACCGCCCCGACGGCCGTGCACGTGAACGGAACGGCTGTGCCGCTTCGCTCCTCGCGGGCGGCGATGGCGCAGCGCGGCGGCGCCTTTTACGACGCCGACCGCCGCATCTTGCACGTGCGATGGACCGGACGGACCGATTCGGCGCAACGTCTCGTTGCACGCGGCGTGTCGCTTATTTCTGTCACTCCATAA
- a CDS encoding MGH1-like glycoside hydrolase domain-containing protein: MPTGFFASGPAARFPLPQGLAGLALLVALCVPARVAAQAVLFQNQAYTVTDTSVTQGPFRAAAPSRTRLVSNYQRERTALNFKFSINGEDNEAPSGDDHRLRLRPVDGRVLTPVYTFGERPDGSFPRPTVAAPRGTGDSVRVTFRLDMRPVLRSFRQHGFYDPPSGARIAAEDFRSVAIVGDVDPLIWDFERAARSPRFRLTDPDGDGVYHVTLTFAARDVRPLNAKGQAVWTLSKDLDRFPTYRSEQRLVDALYNLSLEELLLSVRDDGAFMAGAKWTGVWTRDISYSILLSLAFLHPEAAKKSLMHKVTPDGRIIQDTGTGGSWPISTDRMTWAVAAWEVYLATGDRDWLTTIYPIIKRSAEDDLRTAYDEASGLFYGESSFLDWREQSYPKWLSPTGIYLSQALGTNAVHYRTYDLLATMAQELGAPAKRWRTIAQSVRAAMNDRLWLPDRGYYGQYRYGRNYYTVSPRAEALGASLSILFGIATGERARTLATHQPVTPFGVPTIWPYIPDIPPYHNASMWPFVQAYWTWANAEAGNTPGVTQGLGSLYRAAALFLTNKENMVIQTGHFEGTQINSDRQLWSVAGTLASVYRVLFGFRLRPDGLHLQPFVPRAYSGTRTLTGVRYHDATLNITMRGHGSRIVQTTLDGEALRQPVIPDTLSGTHNITLLLSGGLPEGRVHHVAHRYTPRAPQVTRTAGKLSWDAVADAVRYRIYRNGTLVDSTTALRYGVAPTGTLSEYQVSAVGPDGFSSFLSAPVRVIQNDAVRTLEPPAPLSTETTGYRGDGYLVLTTDRHTTVTFTLNVDAPGLYALDARYANGSGPVNTDNKAAIRTVLVDNRRVGALVMPQRGDDVWSDWGYSNPLRVRLHQGTHSITVRFTESNNNMNGNVNTAYFDHLRLTRLK; the protein is encoded by the coding sequence ATGCCCACCGGCTTCTTTGCATCTGGTCCCGCCGCCCGCTTTCCGCTGCCGCAGGGCCTCGCGGGCCTGGCGCTGCTTGTGGCGCTGTGCGTCCCCGCACGGGTCGCCGCTCAAGCGGTGCTGTTTCAGAACCAGGCCTATACCGTCACCGATACGTCGGTAACGCAAGGCCCCTTCCGCGCCGCGGCCCCTTCCCGCACGCGCCTCGTCTCCAACTACCAGCGCGAGCGGACGGCGCTCAACTTCAAGTTTAGCATCAACGGCGAAGACAACGAGGCGCCCTCCGGCGACGACCACCGGCTGCGGCTGCGCCCCGTCGACGGCCGCGTGCTGACGCCCGTGTACACCTTCGGCGAGCGCCCCGACGGATCGTTTCCGCGCCCCACGGTGGCCGCGCCCCGCGGTACGGGCGACTCGGTGCGCGTCACCTTCCGCCTCGACATGCGCCCTGTGCTGCGGAGCTTCCGCCAACACGGCTTCTACGATCCGCCGTCGGGCGCGCGCATCGCGGCCGAGGACTTTCGGTCGGTTGCCATTGTGGGCGACGTCGATCCGCTCATCTGGGATTTCGAGCGGGCCGCCCGCTCGCCGCGCTTTCGCCTCACCGACCCCGACGGCGATGGGGTGTACCACGTGACCCTCACGTTTGCCGCGCGCGACGTGCGGCCCCTCAATGCCAAAGGCCAAGCCGTATGGACCCTCAGCAAAGACCTTGACCGCTTCCCCACGTACCGCTCCGAGCAGCGGCTCGTGGACGCCCTCTACAACCTGTCGCTCGAAGAGCTGCTGCTTAGCGTCCGCGACGACGGCGCGTTTATGGCGGGCGCCAAGTGGACCGGCGTGTGGACGCGCGACATCAGCTACAGCATTCTGCTGAGCCTTGCGTTTTTGCACCCCGAAGCGGCGAAAAAGAGCCTGATGCACAAGGTGACGCCCGATGGCCGCATCATCCAAGACACCGGCACCGGCGGCTCGTGGCCCATCTCCACCGACCGCATGACGTGGGCCGTGGCGGCGTGGGAGGTGTACCTGGCCACCGGCGACCGCGACTGGCTCACCACCATCTACCCCATCATCAAGCGCTCGGCGGAAGACGACCTGCGCACGGCCTACGACGAAGCCAGCGGCCTCTTTTACGGCGAGTCGTCGTTTCTGGACTGGCGCGAGCAGTCGTACCCCAAGTGGCTGTCGCCCACCGGCATCTACCTCTCGCAGGCCCTGGGCACCAACGCAGTGCACTACCGCACGTACGACCTGCTGGCCACCATGGCCCAGGAGCTAGGCGCACCGGCCAAGCGGTGGCGCACCATCGCGCAAAGTGTTCGCGCGGCCATGAACGACCGGCTTTGGCTGCCCGACCGTGGCTACTACGGGCAATACCGGTACGGCCGCAACTACTACACCGTCTCGCCGCGCGCCGAGGCGCTGGGCGCCTCCCTGTCCATTCTGTTTGGCATTGCCACAGGGGAACGGGCCCGCACGCTGGCCACCCATCAGCCGGTAACGCCCTTTGGCGTGCCCACGATTTGGCCCTACATCCCCGACATCCCGCCGTACCATAACGCTAGCATGTGGCCCTTCGTGCAGGCGTACTGGACCTGGGCCAACGCCGAGGCGGGCAACACGCCCGGCGTTACGCAGGGCCTGGGCAGCCTCTACCGCGCCGCGGCCCTCTTTTTGACCAACAAGGAAAACATGGTCATCCAAACCGGCCACTTCGAGGGCACCCAAATCAACTCCGATCGCCAGTTGTGGAGCGTTGCGGGCACCCTCGCATCGGTGTACCGCGTGCTGTTTGGCTTCCGCCTTCGGCCCGATGGGTTGCACCTGCAGCCGTTTGTGCCCAGGGCCTACAGCGGCACCCGCACCCTTACCGGCGTGCGCTACCACGACGCAACGCTCAACATCACCATGCGCGGGCACGGCAGCCGCATCGTGCAAACAACGCTGGACGGCGAGGCCCTGCGCCAGCCCGTCATCCCGGATACCCTCTCCGGTACGCACAACATCACCCTTTTGCTAAGCGGTGGATTGCCCGAGGGCCGCGTGCATCACGTGGCGCATCGGTACACGCCGCGCGCGCCGCAGGTTACACGCACCGCGGGGAAACTATCGTGGGATGCCGTGGCCGATGCCGTGCGCTACCGCATCTACCGCAACGGCACGCTGGTGGACAGCACCACGGCGCTTCGATACGGCGTCGCGCCCACCGGCACGCTCTCGGAGTACCAGGTGAGCGCGGTAGGCCCCGACGGATTCTCCTCGTTTTTGAGCGCGCCGGTGCGCGTGATTCAGAACGACGCGGTGCGCACCCTGGAGCCGCCCGCTCCCCTGTCCACCGAAACCACCGGCTATCGCGGCGACGGGTACCTCGTGCTCACCACCGACCGGCACACCACGGTCACTTTTACCCTGAACGTCGACGCGCCCGGCCTGTACGCCCTCGACGCCCGCTACGCAAACGGCAGCGGGCCGGTAAACACCGACAACAAGGCGGCCATCCGCACCGTGCTCGTGGACAACCGCCGGGTGGGCGCGCTGGTGATGCCGCAACGCGGCGACGACGTGTGGAGCGACTGGGGCTACAGCAATCCCCTGCGCGTGCGCTTGCATCAGGGCACCCATAGCATCACCGTGCGTTTTACAGAAAGCAATAATAACATGAACGGAAATGTGAATACGGCTTATTTCGATCATTTGCGCCTCACGCGCCTGAAATAA
- a CDS encoding sodium:solute symporter, translating to MDLSLGIIDWSIIALYFLVVFGVAAWATIKERSGEETSADYFLAGRNVGWFVVGASLFASNIGSEHLIGLAGTGASSGVAVGQFEVLASLILLLLGWVFVPFYIKSGVFTMPEFLEKRYSSGARWYLATISIVGYVLTKISVTIFAGGVVFDAIGVPFWTGAFIVVGVTGLYTILGGLRAVLYTDLMQVFVLIGGSVMVTLIGISQLGGWTELQQIAGESFFDMWLPMTHPDFPWTGILFGAPILGIWYWCTDQFIVQRTLSAKNEDHARRGSMFAGYLKLLPVFIFVLPGIVAYALQQQGLLTLEQPDQALPVLVGTLLPVGLRGIVVAGLLAALMSSLSSVFNSCSTLVTWDVYRELKPDATERQLVWVGRLATVGLTVLGLAWIPLMDNISGQLYTYLQSVQGYIAPPIAAVFLLGVFWQRVNAKGALASLGTGFVLGATRLILELINGAQKTGLPDGSVWAYVAEINFLHLAFFLFLICVAVLVIVSLLTEPPAREKVAGLTYATADEPVAGQETVDANLAAAMEGTDEDTSDWRRVDLGLTLFLLALVGMMWWYFS from the coding sequence ATGGATCTTTCGCTGGGTATTATCGACTGGAGCATCATCGCGCTATACTTTCTCGTCGTGTTTGGGGTGGCAGCCTGGGCCACCATCAAGGAACGAAGCGGCGAGGAAACCTCAGCGGATTACTTCTTGGCGGGGCGCAACGTCGGCTGGTTTGTGGTGGGCGCGTCGCTCTTTGCCTCCAACATTGGCAGCGAGCACCTGATTGGCCTCGCCGGCACGGGGGCGTCGAGCGGTGTGGCCGTCGGGCAGTTTGAGGTGCTGGCGTCGCTGATCTTGCTGCTTCTGGGCTGGGTGTTTGTGCCGTTTTACATCAAGAGCGGCGTGTTTACGATGCCCGAGTTTCTGGAGAAGCGCTACTCGTCGGGCGCGCGCTGGTACCTGGCCACGATTTCGATTGTGGGCTACGTGCTCACCAAGATCTCCGTCACGATCTTCGCGGGCGGCGTGGTGTTCGACGCCATTGGCGTGCCGTTTTGGACCGGCGCCTTCATTGTGGTGGGCGTTACCGGCCTCTACACCATCCTGGGCGGGCTGCGCGCGGTGCTCTACACCGACCTGATGCAGGTCTTCGTCCTCATTGGCGGCTCGGTGATGGTGACGCTGATCGGCATCTCGCAGTTGGGCGGCTGGACCGAGCTGCAGCAGATTGCAGGCGAGAGCTTCTTCGACATGTGGCTGCCCATGACGCACCCCGACTTTCCGTGGACGGGCATTCTCTTTGGCGCACCGATCCTGGGCATCTGGTACTGGTGTACCGATCAGTTCATTGTGCAGCGCACGCTCTCGGCCAAAAACGAGGACCACGCCCGGCGCGGGTCGATGTTTGCCGGTTACCTGAAGCTCCTGCCGGTCTTTATCTTCGTGCTGCCCGGCATTGTGGCCTATGCGCTGCAACAGCAAGGGCTGCTGACGCTAGAGCAGCCGGATCAGGCGCTTCCGGTGTTGGTGGGCACGCTGCTTCCGGTGGGGCTGCGTGGCATTGTGGTGGCCGGTCTGCTGGCCGCGCTCATGAGCTCCCTGTCGAGCGTCTTCAACTCGTGCTCTACGCTGGTGACCTGGGACGTTTACCGCGAGCTTAAGCCCGATGCTACCGAACGGCAACTCGTGTGGGTGGGGCGCCTGGCTACCGTTGGCCTGACCGTTTTGGGCCTGGCCTGGATTCCACTCATGGACAACATCAGCGGGCAGCTGTACACCTACCTGCAGAGCGTACAGGGCTACATTGCCCCGCCCATCGCGGCGGTCTTTTTGCTCGGTGTGTTCTGGCAGCGTGTGAACGCGAAGGGCGCGCTGGCCTCGCTGGGCACCGGCTTTGTGCTGGGCGCGACCCGGCTGATCCTGGAGCTGATCAACGGCGCACAGAAAACGGGGCTGCCCGACGGCTCGGTGTGGGCCTACGTGGCCGAGATTAACTTCTTGCACCTGGCATTTTTCCTCTTCCTCATCTGCGTAGCGGTGCTCGTGATTGTGAGCTTGCTCACCGAGCCGCCGGCCCGCGAGAAAGTCGCCGGCCTCACCTATGCCACCGCCGATGAGCCGGTCGCGGGCCAAGAGACGGTTGATGCCAACCTGGCGGCCGCGATGGAAGGCACCGACGAAGACACATCGGACTGGCGCCGGGTGGACCTCGGGCTCACGCTTTTCCTGCTTGCCCTCGTGGGCATGATGTGGTGGTACTTCAGCTGA
- a CDS encoding DUF547 domain-containing protein — protein sequence MQQINHGVPESADALYAILMMLLFGWTSSGGAFGQPAPAVGRPATTIDHAPFTRLLQAYVDSSGRVDYAGLRQVQQTTLAPYLQVLARADTSHMSRAQQLAFWINAYNALTLRLVLRHYPITSLRDLPPSNTAGRTHGPFERTVGRVAGAPRSLNEIEHGIIRTRFSEPRIHFALVCAAMSCPPLRRRAYTAARLDAQLAAQAQRFLRDSTKNRIPRPSVSDTLQLSKLFLWFQEDFGGSPAAVQRFLAPYMRGPRRAALRKARYTVTYRPYDWSLNDWAHDRARRQMP from the coding sequence ATGCAGCAAATCAACCACGGGGTGCCGGAAAGCGCTGATGCGCTGTATGCTATCCTGATGATGTTGCTTTTCGGATGGACGAGCAGCGGCGGTGCCTTCGGTCAGCCGGCGCCGGCGGTCGGTCGCCCGGCGACAACTATAGACCATGCTCCGTTTACCCGGCTCTTGCAGGCGTATGTGGACAGCAGCGGCCGTGTGGACTACGCCGGGCTTCGACAGGTGCAGCAAACGACGCTCGCGCCCTATCTGCAGGTTTTGGCTCGCGCCGATACGTCTCACATGAGCCGCGCGCAGCAACTGGCCTTTTGGATCAACGCGTACAATGCGCTCACCTTGCGCTTGGTGCTCCGGCATTACCCGATTACGAGCTTGCGCGACCTTCCGCCATCTAATACCGCGGGGAGGACGCATGGACCGTTTGAGCGCACGGTAGGCCGCGTGGCGGGCGCGCCGCGGTCGCTCAACGAGATTGAGCACGGCATCATCCGTACGCGATTCAGCGAACCACGCATCCACTTTGCGCTGGTATGCGCCGCGATGAGTTGTCCGCCGCTGCGGCGCAGGGCCTACACGGCTGCGCGCCTCGACGCACAGCTGGCGGCGCAAGCACAGCGTTTTCTGCGCGATTCCACCAAAAACCGCATCCCGCGGCCGTCCGTTAGCGATACGCTCCAGCTTTCAAAACTCTTTCTGTGGTTTCAAGAAGACTTTGGCGGATCACCGGCGGCCGTGCAGCGCTTTCTTGCGCCGTACATGCGCGGTCCGCGGCGCGCCGCGCTTCGCAAGGCGCGCTACACCGTGACATATCGCCCGTACGACTGGTCGCTTAACGATTGGGCGCACGACCGTGCCCGGCGGCAAATGCCCTAA
- a CDS encoding TrmH family RNA methyltransferase, with protein sequence MHLPALSNRRRKAIARLGQRKYRKRTGRTLIEGVRSVEAALAAGAPVVEGVVTQEAAEQSAVRTMLADANVPWYRTDAATMAQLSDVAHAQGVLAVVEQTYVSPEALTEAATVLALDGVQDPGNVGTLLRTAAWFGIEAVLCGPGTADVFHPKVLRAGMGAQWDLRLAATPTLGAALDALQQRGFTHYGADLYGTPAGAWTPQTPAVLVMGSEAHGLSAAVRDRLHEPVALPGAAGRAGVESLNVAVAGGILLYEWAG encoded by the coding sequence ATGCATCTTCCTGCGCTATCCAATCGCCGTCGCAAAGCCATCGCGCGCCTCGGGCAGCGCAAATATCGGAAGCGCACCGGGCGCACGCTCATTGAGGGGGTGCGCAGTGTGGAAGCGGCCCTCGCGGCGGGCGCGCCCGTCGTGGAGGGCGTCGTCACGCAAGAAGCGGCCGAGCAGTCGGCGGTGCGCACCATGCTGGCCGACGCCAACGTGCCGTGGTACCGCACCGATGCTGCGACGATGGCGCAGCTCTCCGATGTGGCGCACGCGCAGGGCGTGCTTGCCGTGGTGGAGCAGACGTACGTGTCGCCCGAAGCGCTAACGGAAGCGGCCACGGTACTCGCGCTCGACGGGGTGCAGGATCCGGGCAACGTAGGAACGCTGCTGCGCACCGCGGCCTGGTTCGGGATCGAGGCGGTGCTGTGCGGACCGGGCACGGCCGATGTCTTCCACCCAAAGGTGCTGCGGGCGGGCATGGGGGCGCAGTGGGACCTCCGCCTCGCGGCGACGCCAACGCTCGGGGCCGCGCTCGATGCGCTGCAGCAACGCGGCTTTACGCACTACGGCGCCGACCTGTACGGCACGCCCGCCGGGGCGTGGACGCCACAGACGCCGGCCGTCCTCGTGATGGGGAGCGAGGCGCACGGCCTGAGTGCGGCGGTGCGCGATCGCCTGCACGAGCCCGTCGCCCTGCCCGGCGCCGCGGGCCGCGCCGGGGTCGAGTCGCTCAACGTGGCCGTGGCGGGGGGCATCCTGCTGTACGAATGGGCCGGATAG